From Nostoc sp. 'Lobaria pulmonaria (5183) cyanobiont', the proteins below share one genomic window:
- the ybaK gene encoding Cys-tRNA(Pro) deacylase: protein MKTNAARLLDKLGILYQILSYDVDPDDLAALSTAQKVGLPPEQVFKTLVVRGDTTGICFAVIPGNAQLDLKALARISGNRKVETVALKEVQPLTGYIRGGVTALASKKDYPVYLDETATLFEQITVSGGMRGMLLLLSPDDYLRAVNGTLGAIIQN from the coding sequence ATGAAAACTAATGCTGCTCGACTACTGGATAAACTAGGTATTCTCTACCAAATCCTGAGCTATGACGTAGATCCTGACGATCTTGCTGCTCTTAGTACAGCCCAGAAAGTGGGTCTTCCGCCAGAGCAAGTTTTTAAAACCTTAGTAGTCAGAGGTGACACAACAGGTATCTGCTTTGCTGTTATACCTGGAAATGCTCAGTTAGATTTAAAAGCTTTAGCTCGAATTTCAGGAAACCGCAAAGTTGAGACAGTCGCCCTGAAGGAAGTACAGCCACTAACAGGATACATCCGTGGAGGTGTGACAGCTTTAGCTAGCAAAAAAGACTATCCAGTTTACCTTGATGAAACGGCAACTCTATTTGAGCAGATCACTGTTTCTGGTGGTATGCGAGGTATGTTGCTTCTGCTATCGCCAGATGATTATTTACGTGCCGTCAATGGCACTTTAGGGGCAATTATACAAAATTAA
- a CDS encoding DEAD/DEAH box helicase encodes MKIPVKLQELIKQPESAILSISSLIGQRLALVDCTNIVSITSEQLNLIFTHVPQEWDDAELTDIFDTNTLTDTFANQLYQYIDHRLGRTATQQKGTSSQLSIPDSLDIFNFRNEVIGDYRRYIESFLKIRDRKVKEFVDAELDKGQLWTDPLVQLNPSYKKGATVKELVQQRTLHPDCEKYFYKKDGTPFIFHYHQKQAFETAQRQEPYVVTTGTGSGKSMTYVVPIFDDLLRHPEISGVRAILVYPMNALINSQKEELDKFLRQVPNTHIRVEKYTGQESLTKKTEIQNNPPHILLTNYVMLELMLSRTHENKLVESPNLKFLILDELHTYRGRQGADVAILIRKLRQRSKSNDELLCIGTSATMSTVGSREQRRQVVADVASKLFGVEIKPGNVIDETLERSIQRAEPTIEQLCQGILAGLPTELEQTLTEFRNHSLSYWIEMNFGLEEREGHLVRRQPISLETGATKLAQQTQLLEETCLTVLKQMFLWGSKINGLAFRLHQFISQGGSVYATIENRDKRHLTLEGQYTTTDNRLLYPLVFCRECGQDYYVVRYDADKHIILPQLPTALDISPDDADITEGYLTLDEPELWDTSDEDRLPDSWFSETKKKGRVAKKDFVRFIPRKLQILPNGKVTSSLLQGTTCWFIPKPFLTCLNCGVLHDKKRNEFAKLSRLSSEGRSTATTLLCLSTTSRLKKVFTGEEAKAAKILSFTDNRQDASLQAGHFNDFVQTSFLRAALLGAIQAKGQLTHSELASVVVQYMGITQNDHAKQPAEFGVGKRRNEEAFRKLIEYRLYEDLRRGWRIVQPNLEQCGLLIIEYDGLQEACADNNLWQKHRHPLLLQATPQERFIITQAFLNHLRRELAIDAKLLQPDQKDSLKSEVIQALKEPWVFDENEYLYLATWATISTGGNEKAKVKLTTRSKIGRFLRSPLAWRSHSPNTWSLRSQLLTDVEFNSLITTLIDALCDAGYLVQEKSEVQLRIDSLLWKATNLKEIPTDPLTSRRLQGNDKPNISVNQFFQGFYQTNALQIQTMEGREHTGQVSNKDRQEREEKFRQGQLAALFCSPTMELGIDISDLSVVHLRNVPPSPANYAQRSGRAGRSGQQALVITYASIGSGHDQYFFKRQNQMVAGVVAPPKLELANQDLIKSHVYSIWLAHTGVYLEDSMNKILDLELENYPLKDSIRQQLTLSQAKLTQCLQAAQSIFSDFFCQEDLQKASWYSVNWLQNTIENALNAFDRACKRWRDLYIESVKQLESARRTIDRFARGDVAQEERNNAEAQAREAQRQIDLLVGHSQGKSNSQFEFYPYRYFAAEGFLPGFNFPRLPVRAFIPAGEGGEFISRPRSMALREFAPNNILYYEGSKFMVAKTKVSVGGIEGEYKRVSVCANCGYYHDGDFRDTCENCGAEIKPDAHGNVAKLTRVLPMETAIARRRERITCDEEERLKYGYNITTHFRYASQKRESAIVQAADGTPLFKLTYGATATIWRINRGLKKNREERGFKLNPTTGVWGDHKNPQAQQTPDSLHTEVNLMVDDTCNILIVEPLNVPVEDREAFIATLQYTLETAIQAVYKLEADELDSERLGEGKYLLFWEAAEGGAGVLSQLLEKPEAFRKIADAAFDICHFTQPKDSCIQACYECLLSYRNQFDHALINRHLIKPWLDLLLESSVITQVKGLSRDQQYQKLLEQTDPNSDFERVVLQEIYQRGYKLPDAAQKFIPEGNCKPDFVYEEEAIAVFCDGSVHDSPDKRKQDKIERDNLRYETGYTVLTLSHNEGWQTELLVLASL; translated from the coding sequence ATGAAAATCCCGGTCAAACTACAAGAATTAATCAAACAGCCAGAATCGGCTATTTTATCTATTAGTTCCCTCATCGGACAAAGATTAGCATTAGTTGATTGTACAAATATTGTTTCTATCACCTCTGAACAACTAAACCTAATTTTCACCCATGTTCCCCAAGAATGGGATGATGCAGAACTAACAGATATTTTTGACACTAACACCCTAACAGACACCTTTGCCAACCAACTTTACCAATACATTGACCATCGCTTAGGACGCACAGCCACACAACAAAAAGGCACGTCGTCCCAATTATCAATTCCTGATTCCCTTGATATCTTTAACTTCCGCAACGAGGTAATAGGCGATTACCGCCGCTATATAGAAAGCTTCCTCAAAATCCGCGATCGCAAAGTCAAAGAATTTGTAGACGCAGAATTAGACAAGGGGCAACTTTGGACTGACCCCCTAGTTCAACTCAATCCTAGCTATAAAAAGGGTGCAACAGTCAAAGAATTAGTACAACAGCGAACCCTTCATCCAGACTGCGAAAAATATTTCTACAAAAAAGACGGCACACCCTTTATTTTCCATTACCACCAAAAGCAAGCATTTGAAACCGCACAACGCCAAGAACCTTACGTTGTTACCACAGGCACAGGTTCGGGTAAAAGCATGACTTACGTCGTGCCGATCTTCGATGATTTACTGCGTCATCCTGAAATTTCAGGAGTCAGGGCAATATTGGTTTATCCCATGAATGCCTTAATTAACTCCCAAAAAGAAGAACTCGACAAATTTTTACGCCAAGTTCCGAATACTCATATTCGTGTTGAAAAATACACCGGGCAAGAAAGTTTAACCAAGAAAACCGAAATTCAAAACAATCCACCCCATATTTTACTCACCAACTACGTGATGCTAGAGTTAATGCTCTCACGCACTCACGAGAATAAACTGGTCGAGTCTCCCAATTTAAAATTCCTGATACTGGATGAATTACACACCTATCGGGGACGACAAGGTGCAGACGTTGCCATATTGATCCGCAAACTCCGTCAGCGTAGCAAAAGTAATGACGAATTACTCTGCATTGGTACAAGTGCCACTATGTCAACGGTCGGTTCCCGCGAACAACGCCGTCAGGTTGTGGCAGATGTCGCTAGTAAGTTATTTGGCGTGGAAATCAAACCCGGAAATGTCATTGATGAAACCCTAGAACGTTCTATCCAACGCGCTGAACCTACTATTGAACAACTGTGCCAAGGAATCTTGGCAGGTTTACCAACCGAATTAGAACAAACACTAACAGAATTCCGAAACCATTCCCTGAGCTACTGGATCGAGATGAACTTCGGTTTAGAAGAAAGAGAAGGGCATCTCGTTCGCCGTCAACCCATCAGCTTAGAAACAGGTGCAACCAAACTTGCCCAACAAACCCAGCTTCTAGAGGAAACTTGTTTAACAGTCCTCAAACAGATGTTCCTTTGGGGAAGCAAGATTAATGGACTTGCTTTTCGCCTACATCAGTTCATTTCCCAAGGGGGAAGCGTTTACGCCACAATTGAAAATCGAGACAAACGCCATTTAACCCTTGAAGGTCAATATACAACCACCGACAACCGCCTACTTTATCCCCTCGTTTTTTGCCGGGAATGCGGACAAGATTATTATGTCGTTCGCTACGATGCCGATAAGCATATTATCCTGCCCCAATTGCCCACTGCATTAGATATCAGTCCTGACGATGCAGATATTACCGAAGGTTATCTCACCCTCGATGAACCAGAACTTTGGGATACAAGCGATGAAGATAGACTTCCTGACTCTTGGTTTAGTGAAACCAAAAAGAAAGGACGGGTTGCCAAAAAAGACTTTGTACGGTTTATTCCTCGCAAACTTCAAATTCTACCCAATGGTAAAGTTACATCCTCCTTGTTGCAAGGAACCACTTGTTGGTTTATTCCTAAGCCCTTTCTGACCTGTCTGAACTGCGGCGTACTTCATGATAAGAAGCGAAACGAATTTGCTAAACTCTCTCGCCTAAGTAGTGAAGGACGCAGTACCGCGACCACTCTGCTTTGTCTTTCTACCACCAGCCGCCTCAAGAAAGTCTTCACAGGCGAGGAAGCTAAAGCTGCCAAAATCCTCAGTTTTACTGATAATCGTCAAGATGCTTCATTACAAGCGGGACATTTCAATGATTTTGTCCAAACCAGTTTCTTACGGGCTGCACTTTTAGGTGCAATTCAAGCCAAAGGGCAACTCACCCACAGCGAATTAGCTAGTGTAGTCGTCCAATACATGGGAATTACTCAAAACGACCATGCCAAGCAACCAGCAGAGTTTGGTGTCGGGAAGCGTCGCAATGAAGAAGCCTTTCGTAAACTGATTGAATATCGTCTTTACGAAGACTTGCGTCGGGGGTGGCGCATCGTTCAACCTAACCTTGAACAGTGCGGACTGTTGATAATTGAGTATGACGGACTGCAAGAAGCCTGTGCTGACAACAATCTTTGGCAAAAACACCGCCATCCTCTTTTACTACAAGCCACTCCGCAAGAACGTTTCATCATTACCCAAGCATTCCTCAACCATTTGCGACGAGAATTGGCAATTGATGCCAAACTTTTACAACCAGACCAGAAAGATTCACTTAAAAGCGAAGTCATTCAAGCTCTTAAAGAACCTTGGGTGTTCGATGAGAACGAATATTTATACTTAGCAACTTGGGCAACTATTAGCACTGGTGGTAATGAAAAAGCGAAAGTTAAACTTACTACTAGAAGTAAAATTGGACGATTTTTGCGTTCGCCCTTGGCGTGGCGTAGCCATTCGCCAAATACATGGTCGCTCCGCAGCCAACTTTTAACAGATGTAGAGTTCAATAGCTTAATCACTACTCTAATTGATGCTTTGTGTGATGCTGGCTACCTAGTGCAAGAAAAATCTGAGGTACAGCTACGCATAGACTCACTACTATGGAAAGCAACCAATCTCAAGGAAATCCCTACCGATCCCTTAACATCTCGCCGCTTGCAGGGTAACGATAAACCCAATATTTCCGTTAACCAATTTTTCCAAGGTTTTTATCAAACCAATGCCTTGCAAATCCAAACAATGGAAGGGCGAGAACATACCGGACAGGTAAGCAACAAAGACCGTCAAGAACGGGAAGAAAAATTCCGTCAAGGACAATTAGCTGCATTGTTTTGTTCTCCGACAATGGAATTAGGTATCGACATTTCCGACCTTAGCGTTGTCCATCTCCGAAACGTTCCCCCCAGTCCTGCTAATTACGCCCAACGTAGTGGTCGTGCTGGTAGAAGTGGACAGCAAGCTTTAGTCATTACTTATGCTTCCATTGGTAGCGGTCACGATCAATACTTTTTCAAGCGACAAAATCAAATGGTTGCTGGGGTAGTTGCTCCACCAAAACTAGAGCTAGCCAACCAGGATTTAATTAAATCTCACGTATATTCGATTTGGCTGGCACATACTGGGGTTTACTTGGAAGATTCCATGAATAAAATCTTGGACTTGGAATTAGAAAACTATCCCCTCAAAGACAGCATTCGCCAACAACTTACCCTGAGCCAAGCCAAATTAACCCAATGTCTGCAAGCTGCCCAGTCTATCTTCTCAGACTTTTTCTGCCAAGAGGATCTGCAAAAAGCTTCTTGGTATTCTGTAAATTGGTTACAGAATACCATTGAAAATGCTTTGAATGCTTTTGACCGTGCCTGTAAGCGTTGGCGAGATTTATATATAGAGTCAGTTAAGCAGTTAGAATCTGCCCGTCGCACTATTGACCGTTTTGCTAGAGGTGATGTTGCCCAGGAAGAACGTAACAATGCCGAAGCTCAGGCACGAGAAGCACAACGACAAATTGATTTACTCGTCGGACACAGCCAAGGCAAGAGTAATTCCCAGTTTGAATTTTATCCCTATCGTTACTTTGCCGCCGAAGGGTTTTTACCAGGGTTCAACTTTCCTCGCCTCCCGGTTCGGGCATTTATTCCGGCTGGTGAAGGTGGTGAATTCATCTCTCGCCCTCGCTCAATGGCATTACGGGAATTTGCTCCCAATAACATCCTTTACTACGAAGGTAGTAAATTCATGGTGGCCAAAACTAAAGTATCTGTTGGCGGCATTGAAGGCGAGTATAAACGGGTGAGTGTCTGCGCTAACTGCGGGTATTATCACGACGGCGATTTTCGTGACACTTGTGAAAACTGCGGCGCAGAAATTAAACCTGATGCTCATGGCAATGTAGCCAAATTGACTCGTGTACTGCCAATGGAAACTGCGATCGCTCGTCGTCGAGAACGCATTACCTGCGACGAAGAAGAACGGCTCAAGTACGGCTACAACATCACCACTCATTTCCGCTATGCTAGCCAAAAGCGAGAATCAGCTATTGTTCAAGCTGCTGACGGTACGCCACTGTTCAAATTAACCTATGGAGCTACAGCTACCATTTGGCGAATTAATCGGGGGCTGAAGAAGAATAGAGAAGAACGAGGATTTAAGCTTAATCCAACAACGGGTGTTTGGGGCGACCATAAAAATCCACAGGCTCAACAGACACCCGATAGCTTGCATACCGAAGTCAATTTAATGGTCGATGATACTTGCAATATCTTGATTGTTGAGCCATTAAATGTTCCTGTTGAGGATAGAGAAGCTTTTATTGCCACCTTGCAATACACCTTAGAAACTGCGATTCAAGCCGTTTACAAATTAGAAGCCGATGAACTCGACTCTGAAAGACTAGGCGAAGGCAAGTATTTACTGTTCTGGGAAGCTGCTGAAGGTGGTGCAGGTGTACTCTCTCAGCTATTAGAAAAACCAGAGGCATTTAGAAAAATTGCTGATGCAGCTTTCGACATTTGTCATTTCACACAACCTAAAGACAGTTGCATTCAAGCTTGCTATGAATGCTTGCTCTCTTACCGCAATCAATTTGACCATGCATTGATAAATCGTCACCTAATCAAACCTTGGCTTGACCTGTTACTGGAGAGTAGCGTTATTACTCAAGTCAAAGGGCTTTCTCGCGATCAGCAATATCAAAAATTGCTGGAACAGACAGACCCTAACTCTGATTTTGAGCGTGTGGTTTTGCAAGAGATTTATCAACGGGGTTACAAATTACCTGATGCTGCTCAGAAATTTATTCCAGAGGGAAACTGTAAACCAGATTTTGTTTATGAGGAGGAGGCGATCGCTGTTTTTTGTGACGGTTCAGTGCATGATAGCCCCGATAAACGCAAGCAAGATAAAATTGAGCGCGATAATCTTAGGTACGAGACTGGTTACACTGTCCTTACCTTAAGCCATAATGAAGGTTGGCAAACTGAATTGCTTGTTTTAGCAAGTTTATAA